The genomic interval ACATATGAATTGTGTAATTCTTTCTATCACTGATGATATATTAGGCTCTATTTTTTTGTTTTCTACATGCTTCCCATAATGTTTTATGCCATATTAATGGATGAATGTTAAATATGGATTGATGAATGAAATGTGAAACTTCGTGCATTTTTCTCTTTGCAAATGAAATTGATTGATAGGTTAATAATTAGTAAGATTTGTATTTAATCATTATGAGATTTAGAAATTAAGTGAGACAACTAGCTTGCATGGCATTTTATAAAGGGCTCCAATTTGATTCAGGATATTAAATAATGTGAATTCAAATTTTTCTCTTGATTTTTTATCATATTATAATGTTACAACTCGATTTCACATAAGAAATTGTGAGCTAATAAAGAAACTTATATGTTTAGATTAGTTTAGTGAGCTACTAATTAACTTGCTTGAGCACTTTAGATTGTTGGATTCctaaattaatataataattcTCTTAAATAGGTCATGACAATTGAGTGACAAATGTAACCATCATTGGCTTCATATCACCTCAGCAGCCCCTTCGGGACCGTCTCACTCTTCCAATAAATTACAGGAGATATTTGTCCTACCGTaacggctctttatatagagccgaTTAATGATATCATATGTTATAATGATATAAGACATTAATAGATTGATAACTTGTTTGAAACAAAAATCAAAGAGAAAACAGTCAATAGAGCACAGGGAGGAATTTGATAAACGTGAGCATGCCACTTCCTAGATAACACTGGAATGCCAAAAACTCCCATGCGCATGCTCAAACAACTATAGTGACAGGAATAGAAGGTTTAATTGTCACATCGCATCAGAAATCTCTTGTTTAGTTTGTCTTAATTGAACATCCTCTTCGCAAAAGAAGGCAAGCAAAAAGCAGCAGAATGAATCTGAGGAAAAGGATATCATAGACAAGTAAGAAGATgaaaaacttgaaaaaaaaaaagaaactactTGCTAGATCGAGAAGTACCTCTGAGTTGTAGAACTTTAGCGGTCCCACAGATTTGTGAGAATGATCATCCTCATTTATGTGGTATACAGGGTGTCGGAAATCAACTGCTGGCCCTTCGGTTGAGCAGATCACGAAGCCAATCACTCCGCTGAATTGAGAATACATCGATTTAGCCATTTCAGCATATGAAAGAAAGGAAAAGAGGATATTGCCTGAAAGAAAAGAGATTGAGATTTGTGCCTTGGATATGTAGGCACTGAAGTCCAAGCATAATTGACAGAGCCCTTGAAAATCTGGCGACAATTTGAGACTATATCTTCGATGATGTGCATATGAAGCCATATGCTCTCGGCCTGAGTACACACGACTCCACCAGGACGGAGAGCTTTAGCAATTGATCGAAAGAAAGGTTTCTCAAAAAGCTCTTGTGCTGGACCTGAGCAAGCAGAGAGACAAGTTATAAGCTAGTTCCAAAGCAAGTGTTAAGTAGGGGGAGAAGATAGCTTACCTATCGGGTCAGAAGAATCAACAATGATTGCATCATAAGTTCCTTCGGAAGCATTTCTTAAAAACTCAACACCTgtgttttaaacaaaaaaaagggTAATAAGACTTGATAACAAATCGATATGGTTAAATCGATACCAACTTTTCTAGCATATATTTGTATCAATATCCAGGGATAAGTTTCGATGCAATGACAataataatttcaaattaaacTATTGGAATGTATTTCAAATAACCACTCATAAAGACTAGGCAAAATGGAACTGATGGTATCATTTTTTGATGACCAACGTCAACAGAGTAGCATAACCAGATGCAAGAACAATGAGTTGCTTACCATCACCAACATAAAGATTCACACGAGGATCTTCATATCCAATAGCCATTTTGGGAAAGAACTCCTTGGAAACCTATTCAACAAATAGTGAGGATAAAATGAAAGGGTGTTTAGCAACAATGCATCCATAAGCAAATCATTGCATACAAAAGATTCATGAATTTTGTGTGTAAGAGGATGACTTCTGATAATTTTTTCATGTCAAGGAAACATAATGATATCTGGTATTAAAGATGGTCATcatatttgagccacaaatttgAGAGGGAAGAGCACTAGTTAGCAAAGAAAGTTTAATTAATGGAAAATACGCATATGATGATCAAAATCAATATGTTTTCTGGAAATCACCTTGATCTATAACAGCATTTGTTTCAACTTTAGATAGTTAAGTTGACAGAAGGTGAACATATAGTACAACAAGTTGGAGCAAGGTTTCTTTTAACTTTTATCAACTAAGGAAGTATATGAATCATATCTGACAGTGATTAGGTGTAAAATGCATAGTTACAATGTTGCTTGATATCTTATAATGGAAGTTAAGCCAAACAAAATTCATAGAAAGCTTGAACTttgtaaagaaaataaataagtggTCAAAAATATAAGGAATCACCCAGTGATCTGATGATGCAGTTCAAGAATAATATAATAAAAGAGACACGGTATAACTTTTTTCAAAAGCATCAAATGATCGAGTAAAGAGGTAAAAGTAAAGCTGTATTAGTATCAGAAAACATTAATGTTCAGCACTTAGGTTATGTCAGAAACATCCTCACTGATTATTGTGTGTATTAACTGAATAAGCCATCAATAAAATTCATAGATCTTGAGAATTCTAATGTGGTGACTGGAAAACCATTtcatgtgatatatatatatatatatatatatatatatatatatatatatataggcaagTTGATACCCTCTTAACTTCTGACAAATATAAAACTAATACCCCACAATTTGAAAAATTAGAGGCTGAAACATTGGACTGTTGCAGTTGCTGGTCAATTCAAGGAACTAACATGACATTGGAAACGATATTAATTTATGCTTTGCCAAACAAGGTAACTACTCACATCAATAACCATTTTATCAATTTCACATATATCAATTTGCTCCACTGAAGAATAACGTGATACTTCTCGCAGGACACCACCATCACCGCCTCCAACAACTAGAACCTGTAATAATAGAACCATAAACTACAAATGAGTGTGCCTCACGTATATGCATACACTGCTAAAGCATTATAACTGGTAATCGATTtcttagaagaagaaaaaggtgAAGAAAAAACAGAATAGTGCATTCCGACACTCAACTCATATACTTTAAAATGTTAAAACATGATGGATATTATGGATTTTTTCTAATCAaactgcttcatcaacggaaaaaaaaaaattaaatccatTTTCTAAAAGGGTAATAACATAATACAATGGGATGTTTGGATAGGTCCTCCCCTGTCAGTAATCTCTTTGTATGACAATACTTCGAACAACACTAGTGCGTAGCTAGATGAGGATGCAACATTGTTGTATTTGAAATTCATGCTGTGATCAGCAAACTGATTATCTATCTCGATCAGATATGAATAGTAAACTTTGTGAGGGTGGAGAAGATTTGTTTCCATAAAAAGTAAATAAATAGATATAAGCCACGTACACATTATGCACAATCAATTTCAACCTACTCTAAAGTGACTGGAGAGAATTCGCGCTTACTGAAAGATTAAAGAGAAACATGAAAAAAATTGCTACCTACTGACCATAAAAAGGATGTCATCTAGAAGATCCTTGATCATGTCTAAGTGGAGGAAAAATAATGGAGATAAGGCTTGAAAAAATGTGAAAGAAAGTAATGGGCAAGACGAATATCTAATATAATCAACTATATCCAGATGAATGATTTTTAATATTCCAATACAAACAAGATGCACATATGAGAAACTTGCTATCTGCCACCCGCTAGGAGTTGTGAGGTAGATGAAGAGTAAGCATCTTAggcaaatgaaaaaaataaatggaAATTTAAGGTTTAAAGGGTGAACGGAACATAATAAATGAATGCAACCTATGATACCTAACCATGTACAGGATGAATGTGAATGGAAATGCTCGTGTTCATATATGGTTGAAAACATCACTGGGCaacctttagaatctaatttccAACACCTCAAAATTTGTTCAATTTAGTGTCTTCTAGAGCTGGGACAAATAAGGCTTGATGACAACGATGTTGATAATAATGTTGATGATGATTGGTGTCATCTAGAGGCTGTGATCAAACTGATTATATGTATTGTAAGCACTTCAGCATAGGCTTTCAGGATATTTCAACTTCTCATGCCCAATAAAAGAATTTTGGATAGTTCAAAGGCAAAGCATCATTTTCTACATCACAGAATAATCCATACATGTTTAAGTAATGGAAAACAAACAATATCTTTTACATATCCACCTAGTTTATTGATTTTTTCAAAATGATCAAACGGAAAATTTCTTTGTACACAACAGAAAAATTTATCCATGAAGACCTATATAATTATTGGGTTTCTATCAATGAGCAAAAAAAAGTACAACTTAAGTAATGAATTAATAAGAAgaataaaaaatatagaaaaagaaaaatatctcttATAAATTGATCTTGGTTGTTCAATCATTTGATAACCAGAGTCATTCTTTGTTAAATGATCACTATGAGTCGGACTCAATAGAATTTGATcaatccttttttttctttttcggtCATAAAGGTGGAGAACGAAACCAAGAATTCTCTTTCTTCATCATCAACCAAATCATTATTCGTGACCTAGGATTCTATTTTCTCATCAATTCAATCACCGTTCaccccttttctttttcttatcaaTGAATATATCTCTTTATTTGTATGACTTGGATGTCTCATATTTATCAAAAAAGCTATTCGATTGATGGGATTTTGTATGATACTTCTGAGATCGATGAGACCCCATAAGCAGAACCATCAACCAATAGCATGTTGCCACCGGAAGTAAGAAGGAAGTTTGAGCTTGATGCAAATGGCTAAAATTTCTTCTACTTTATATAATTATCAATTAGATAGAAAGTTATTCATCATCATGCAGTATATAAATAGACAAGAGTCAAGTTGTCAGGTAAACTTAATATGGTAATGTCAGTAAAAGCAAAAAAAAACAGTCAAACGGTACTTTAAGCCGTCCAAAGAGTCAGTTTTAACTTATTTGCTAGGCAcgtcattgaaaaaaaaaacagtaaTCTCACGGTTTTGAGGTATTGCATGAAATAACATGAAACATTTGATAAGAAAGCCCACCTTTTTAGGGTTTGGAATAGAGCAAAGAGGAAGATGAGTAATCATTTCTTGGTAAGCACACTCATCCCTCTCTGTACATTGAATGACTCCATCCAAGACAAGAACTTTGCCATACGTGGAGGActggaaaaaaataaaacagtGATGGTATCACAAGAATTGAACTTCTATCATAATTTTAGTTTTTAGTCTCATAAATTACCTGAAATACCATCACGTCTTGGTAATCAGACTTCCCCTGAAACAGCACCTTTTCCACTTTCAAGGAATGAGCTTCTCCTGTCAACAGAATCGAGAATGAAAACAGAACTTATAGGAATCATGCACATCACATATAAATGCAGCACTTTAGTAGGCCTCGCTGGGACACGTTTGTATTAAtccagataaaaaaaatttagaaaaaaaggaagaacatggtaaaaaaaaaaccaatcttgataaaggtagaaactttcagaGGCACGTAAAAAGAGTGAAGGAAACTCGCAAAATATATCGATATCATGATTGTTCCCGTCTATTTGCACACAGTCTCCATGGCCTTTTATCAAGTGAACCATATAACAAAAACTAGGCCTTGTCGATTAAACCCTTCCAGAAACACCACCGCAAGAATTCGATCGCTGAAACAAAACCCGAAGCAGCGGAGATCAAACGGATTACAGATAAACGTAAAGACCAGAACAGGAAACGGAAATCCATTCGGAATAGCACAATCTCCCGGAAGAAGGGAGAATTAGAAGGCTGTTAATCAAACCTGGCCACATGGGGCTAATCTCGAAGAACCACCCGGGCATGATGGCCGAGAGGCCGTCCTTCGCCGAACCCAAGGATCCGTTGGTGCTCGCCGTGCCGGAAGCGTCCTCCTTCTCCCCCGCCCCGCTTGCCACCTTCTCGTGGGCCGCTCCGGCGCCGCCTTCCGCTTTCATGTCTCTCCTTCGGCGAGATGCTTCTATTTTTTATGCTTAAGTTGGCTTGCGATTTGTTATACTTATACACAATTCGGATTAATTCCGATTAAGGGCTTATTGGTAAATTCatcatttttatttcatttttttatataaaatcaaaaccagaaaataaaagaaaaaaaaactaactttttGAAATGTATCTTAACgatattattaatttccatatataTTTCAACATAAAGAGATTTAAGAAAGGTATCAATTGATTAGAATATATAATATATGCCGTTTCTCTCTTAAACTTTTTAACAAATTGTGTTAGAATCACGccaaaaataaaacatgacaaTTGACAAGATATAATATTCTCGAGGTAAaggtcagaaaaaaaaaaaagaggaaaagatATATGAGTAGTTGTTAGATATAAAGTtcatgaaaaatttataaaaataaaataaaattaaattaaatttatatgagATTGATATCATTCTCGTCGGAGATTGGAATTGATGCATATTCTATATGCCACGAGAAGTTGGGCGCGCATATTAAGGAGAGACCGGGTCTTCTAATCCACATTTTTTTACAAGAATGGATATATAGAACTATGGTAAAATCATGACAATGATATGATTATAattgattataattttttttaggttcatcattttTTAGATTATAATTTGAATCGGAACGAATAATATGAGATCATTCGAAGATCATCTCTACTCGGTGACTAATAACCTGATCATTTACCTATCATCGATGATTTTCAAGTGACCTTTGACTATCCGTCCaaacttaaattataatttaaaaaatgataaactcAAGGAAAGATCACAATGAATTATCATCGAATCATTATCATGATTCAAATTGTAATTTTATATGATCTATCTCATCCACAAAACTGTGGACCGAGATCAATAGATGGGAATTCAAATCCAAAAAGTTTGGTTGGAGAATTTGGAAAAGGTCGACTCCATGTCCATTATGAAAACGAATAAGAATAAGAATGGCGGCGGATGAAAAATTTCAAGAGTTGGGATCCgtgatcttcaaaattaattgatttaactaattcaatacttaaaaataatagaACAGGTTACTCTGATCATCCACATTAATTTTCCtatctaaaatatataatttaagataaaaaaattactttattaaatttagatatccattTTTCAATATATCATATATCAACTTTCAtatttcttctctctcttctATAATGTTTAGGAAATGGAatctattccctaaatttagagaagtactgctcataaataaataatttagggaatcgatagggtagctgatgtaaaaattttttaactatcctatctaaaatttaagataaaatttttgaataGGATATTAATGTGAATGCGCCAATGATTCAATAGTTAGGTTCTCTAAATCATTAATCAAAAGAGTTAAACTCTAACCATGATATATTATAGGGATTTTTTTTCTAGTATGATCATAATACTAAAAATGTTAATCGTTTCTTCATGAAcacttctcaattttttttatggCCAGTGAAAAATTTCCATGAGACTGAGTATCACCTAACCTAATGGATTAATTGGTTCGAAGAGTTGAATATatgaattataaaaatataaaaaaggaaTAAGAACATGTGCGCCCTTGGAGCACAATGCTATGGTAAGATAAGAGAATGATTCCCATATAACGAGGGTTCAAACTTcacgtttgatttttttttttaggttcatgttagattaattagaggaagGTGAATAGTCCTGAAAAAAAGTTAGTCAAAATCTCTTGCTTTTTAACTAAGCAAGAttacaatattaattaatcaaataacataaaagaaataactttaaaataataagtAAGAAGGTCAGAATTTATTTAGTTAGGTAATTGTTAATCTTAAGCAATGAAATGCTCCACTAATTAAAATGACTTTTTCGTTAatggcggagtagcctcttacacactttgaaaactcataaaaaaattagaaattgaatatAATAGTCGTTGTTTAATTCATAACTCTAGGggactttttatagcctcctgggATTAGTTATCGTTGCTTAGAGACACCTCCAAAGTACTCcagggcgccttcaagtggataaaattttatttactttttgACGGTCAGTCAACGGCTACCCAATGACTTTTTGCGATTGAGGGCGCCTTTAGCTTCCATAAGGGCGCCTCCATCGATAGgcacgagggcgcctccaagttgcTTTAGGTGCCTCCTTCAAACAAGCACGAGGGTGCCTTCGTGCTCCTCCAATGCGCCTCGGGTCCCGAAAGTAGCAGCTCTACTACTGatgctcgaggcgcctccaaaacccttggaggcgccttcactcTGGGCTGGTCTTCGTGTGGGTGATGCTTCGATCAACTAGAGTTGAGTTCATCCGAATCTAACTCcgatcttctccttgagcaagctttcTCCGgagcttctcgttcctcggatgcGCCACGCGTGTTCTTTCTCGTCCATCAGTATACTCTTTCACAGCTTCTCGTTCCTCAGATGTACTGAGCCTGTCAAGTCACTTCCCGTGTCATCATTCTCGTCCgatacgtcttccgctcgacttcctgtattccTTAGTTtccgcacacttagacataagtcATCAAATATACcgtaacctaacttgacttggttgacaaTATCAAAATCAATCcggaatatttatatttttaaacgcCCACATAGTTTGAACCACTGGTGACGTTGGGTGACATGTCAAGATCCACCTGCGCCTTCTTGATCTACCTAGTTGTAAGGTCAGACCATCCATATTCAGAATTAGTTGGTTCAAAAAGTTGAATATCTggattaaaaaaaacatatatccCTTTAGCACTGCACATTGGCAAGTGGCAACCATGTAAAAATGATGAATCAAATAACATCGAACCTAGGATGATTGGTCTCGCCTCACGAAAATTTCCCACTGGCCGGTAGTATAACTCAGGAAATGTTCATAAGGAGCAGTCCAGAAGCTCATCATCCTATAGTTATGTGTCCCATTcgaaaaaaaatcttataaatgTATTGTAACTCAGGATTGAACTGTAATTATAATTTGACATATTCCACTATATCATAGTTGGGGGCCGGATTGGATTCTCTCAGGAATAACAGGATGCAACAATATAATGTATCGTAACTATTAACTAAGAGCATCACCAGTGGAAGCTCCCCACTAGTGATGTGGAGGGAGGGATAGTGGGAGGGAGGTTCGTCCCTCCATTGACGGAGCGGCTCTGCAAGCGCGGAGTCACTttgtcatttttaaaatttttttttaatattatataaaaaaTGTTGAACATGAGTTATGTTGGAAAAAAGGGTAAAATTTATggaattaaattttatatttatgtatttttttaattattaatcttAGTAATTTATGGaattaaattctataaaaatttaattatatataagatAAAATATAGAGGagtgataaaaaatatatataatgaaaaaaatataggACCTATAAAAATATTGTTGAGAGgtttttttcttttaataatgGAGAGAAATAGAGGGATTTTTTCTTTGGACAAAGTAACGAAGGGGCTCCAAGGTATCTAAGATTGGGAATGCTCTAAGCACGTACGGCGCATTCTcctataattataaaataaataaataattaatgggAACAAAATCCGTCTCTTTCCTCGAAGAATTCAGCCAGCCAATCAATTTTTGTTAGAGTTGCAAGGTCCATCCATCCTATTGTGACCCAGCACCCTCATCAATTCATCCCAAGGTTAAtatggaagaggtaaatcacatgCAGCTACTAACTTTTAGAATAATGATTAACACATAAAAGAGGTATTTATCTCAATTTTACCGAGATTCAAATTCCAGATCTCATTATAATAATATCTCATACACTAACCACTAGACCATCCAAGGAGCCCAGCCACCTTATGTCTTCATGGTGTGTAAATTGTGGGCCCTACCGAGGCCACCATTAAACGCCGTTTTTTTTCTTCGCATGGTCTAAAGACTCAGCAATATCGGAGCATCAGTTCAAGTACGCCGGTGCTTCCTCGTTCGCCCTCCCGTGCACTCGATCTCTCCACCGCCCTCCTGCTCCTCCCCCGACGCTGGAGCTCCATGTAAGCTTCTCTTGATTCACAAACCAGTTCTGTTGTTTCActgttcttttttttctttttatgaagAGGAAGAATGGCGGAAGCCTGTGTTATCTTACCGAGTCGCTTGTTGATTAACTGCTATTTTGATCTTGTGAGATCATTTTGTGGTGCCCGAACTTCTTTCCATTGTGAAGATGGATATGAATAAGGGTGCAGATCTTGAACTTGGCTTTTAGTCTGGAGGATCCGGTTGTTTAAGCCTTCTCATGGTTATCGATGATGGTAGCTACTTAATTTTTCTAAATTCAACTCTTTGTGTCGGTTTTGATCGTCTATTTGGAGAGGGAACTGGATGCACTGGAGAAGTTGAGGGATTATTGAGCTATGAGTGTGATTTGAGTAGAGATCTTGCTCTTTCTTCGACATATGGAATAAAAGTAGTTCATCTTGATATTTTTCATGAGATTAGTTTGTTTATTAATAATTGGCAACTTGTTTTgctaaatatgatttttttttgtgtgtgtgtgtgtgcgagGAGGAATTCAGGAAATTGTGACCCTGAACATTttatttccagaaaatttcctttttagaaaGTGGGATAATGTTGTTGGGCTTGTTCTTAGCCTTGGCACTTTGGTCACCTATAGTAGTTTAGTTTGCTAAGTTGAGCAACTTTTGTGCAAACATGCAATAAATATAGGGATTGCATCTGTGAATGTGAATTGATTGAAAATCTTGCTCATTTTTCgaaataattaaattgattctgacttcggatcaTTAATGCTATATCATGTGTCAGGGATGGTTGTACTGACTTAACTCCATTGAATTTAACATCTTCTGGAGAAGAATACAAGATATCAAATTATCATGACCATCGCTATTATTTGTCGACTAgaaatattgtttttttttttacaaactgAGGAGTGGTATAATTGAACAGGACAAAATTCTTGGATGACTAAATATTTATTATACTCAATATTcagttatatatttaaaattgttAATTTCCCCATGAAAGCTTTAGTACATACTTGGAATTTAGGAGATCAGTAGTTTGTCCAGGATTTTCTTAGTTTTCAATTACTGCCTAAAATTTTTGCTAATTTGTTCAGGTATCAGTCAATGGAGTCAAATGCACCACCATCATCAATCAAGGTGACTTTAAGATTTTATGCTAGATTTTTAGCACTCATCTAGTTTTGCTTCCATATTCTAATCTTATACCTCTTGGTGTCAGATACTTGTGTTAGGTGGTAATGGATTTGTCGGTTCACATATTTGCAAAGAGGCTTTGGCACAAGGATTTTCTGTTGCTAGTCTCAGCAGGTGCATTATTTTCCAAACTCCATAGCTAGTCTTAACATCTTTGCTATTTTGTCTATAATTCCAACATTCAATTCTGCTATCTTTGCTATTTTCCAAACTCCATATCTATCATTGCAACTTTATCTATAGTgaaattagttgtttcttcataTCAATGAGCTAAGTTGCTTGATTATTTATTGTTGGGGAGACAACTCTTGTCTTATAGTTGGGATTAACCATGTTGTTTTAATTCactatagcaaaaaaaaaaaaacaacccggtgcacgaagctcccgctatgcggggtcccggggaaggatccattgtacgcaatcttaccctgctttttgcaagaggttgtttccagaatTCACTagcaatatattttaatttaaatg from Zingiber officinale cultivar Zhangliang chromosome 6B, Zo_v1.1, whole genome shotgun sequence carries:
- the LOC121991916 gene encoding spermidine synthase 1-like; this translates as MKAEGGAGAAHEKVASGAGEKEDASGTASTNGSLGSAKDGLSAIMPGWFFEISPMWPGEAHSLKVEKVLFQGKSDYQDVMVFQSSTYGKVLVLDGVIQCTERDECAYQEMITHLPLCSIPNPKKVLVVGGGDGGVLREVSRYSSVEQIDICEIDKMVIDVSKEFFPKMAIGYEDPRVNLYVGDGVEFLRNASEGTYDAIIVDSSDPIGPAQELFEKPFFRSIAKALRPGGVVCTQAESIWLHMHIIEDIVSNCRQIFKGSVNYAWTSVPTYPSGVIGFVICSTEGPAVDFRHPVYHINEDDHSHKSVGPLKFYNSEIHSAAFCLPSFAKRMFN